A single window of Mycobacterium sp. ITM-2016-00318 DNA harbors:
- a CDS encoding enoyl-CoA hydratase/isomerase family protein: MVDLELDDGLAVITIDRPHARNAISLETMDQFDKALDGAEDAAALVITGAGDRAFVSGGDLKELSALRTEREAGAMAWRMRSICDRIAGFNGPTVAALNGHALGGGAEVAVSADIRLAADDIKIGFNQVSLEIMPAWGGAERLVELVGFSKALLLAGTGMILSAQDAQRSGLVDHVIARDEFDAEWRRIACALANRPAGEIKHVMRGVTTTEAVAAFARLWVSDEHWAAADRVMKRDK; this comes from the coding sequence ATGGTCGATCTCGAATTGGATGACGGCTTGGCGGTCATCACCATCGACCGCCCGCACGCCCGCAACGCCATCTCGCTGGAGACGATGGACCAGTTCGACAAGGCGCTCGACGGGGCCGAGGACGCGGCCGCGCTCGTCATCACCGGCGCGGGCGATCGCGCCTTCGTCTCGGGCGGCGACCTCAAGGAACTCAGCGCGTTGCGCACGGAACGCGAAGCAGGCGCCATGGCATGGCGGATGCGGTCGATCTGCGACCGGATCGCCGGCTTCAACGGGCCGACGGTGGCTGCCCTGAACGGTCATGCGCTCGGAGGCGGCGCCGAGGTGGCGGTGTCGGCCGACATCCGGCTGGCCGCAGACGACATCAAGATCGGTTTCAACCAGGTGTCGCTCGAGATCATGCCCGCATGGGGCGGGGCAGAGCGGCTCGTCGAACTGGTCGGCTTCAGCAAGGCCCTGCTGCTGGCAGGCACCGGAATGATTCTCAGCGCTCAGGACGCGCAGCGCAGCGGGCTGGTCGACCACGTCATCGCCCGCGACGAGTTCGACGCCGAGTGGCGCAGGATCGCGTGCGCTCTGGCGAACCGTCCCGCCGGGGAGATCAAACACGTGATGCGGGGCGTCACCACCACCGAGGCGGTCGCCGCCTTCGCCCGGCTGTGGGTTTCCGATGAGCACTGGGCCGCGGCCGACAGGGTGATGAAGCGCGACAAGTGA
- a CDS encoding zinc-binding dehydrogenase produces MRAVVLRGGKLEVRETDDPVPGPGELLIKPLSAAICASDVHYMDHPNSADRFKWDADRDTVMGHEFIGEVVGHGPDCSDDFPVGTRVTSLPIMIRHGEEPLVIGHNPDAPGAFGGLMLVSEIMARRVPDGVPDDSVALVDAFAVGEFYVRCSGVKPGELPLVIGAGAIGLSTVAALKARGVAPIVVADYSDDRLAYAKTFGADVLVNPSSRDPYDVWRETFRANNFQTTQVIFECVGRHGLLQNIVDACEFMARVYVAGGWYDAGTIDCTAATHKGMTIQFGGGPLPQDWYGTLDAVAEGRLDPSPSIGRIIALEDVPEAIDRVRKGQGPPRVVVHPTAS; encoded by the coding sequence ATGCGAGCGGTGGTACTGCGTGGCGGCAAGCTCGAGGTGCGTGAAACCGACGACCCGGTACCGGGACCCGGCGAATTGCTGATCAAACCGCTGAGCGCGGCCATCTGTGCGTCGGACGTGCACTACATGGACCATCCGAACTCCGCGGACCGGTTCAAATGGGACGCCGACCGCGACACCGTGATGGGCCACGAGTTCATCGGCGAGGTGGTGGGCCACGGACCGGACTGCAGCGACGACTTCCCGGTCGGCACACGGGTCACCAGCCTGCCGATCATGATCCGGCACGGCGAGGAACCGCTTGTCATCGGGCACAACCCGGATGCGCCAGGCGCGTTCGGCGGACTGATGCTCGTCTCGGAGATCATGGCCCGCAGGGTGCCTGACGGCGTGCCCGACGACTCCGTCGCGCTGGTTGATGCGTTCGCGGTCGGCGAGTTCTACGTTCGGTGTTCGGGTGTCAAACCGGGTGAGCTGCCGCTCGTCATCGGCGCCGGTGCCATCGGCCTTTCGACGGTGGCCGCACTCAAGGCGCGTGGAGTGGCGCCGATCGTGGTGGCCGACTACAGCGACGACCGGCTTGCCTACGCCAAGACCTTCGGCGCCGACGTCCTGGTCAACCCGTCGTCGCGGGATCCCTATGATGTATGGCGAGAGACGTTCCGGGCCAACAATTTTCAGACGACACAGGTCATCTTCGAATGCGTGGGCAGACACGGCCTGCTGCAGAATATCGTCGACGCGTGCGAGTTCATGGCGCGGGTCTACGTCGCAGGCGGGTGGTACGACGCGGGGACGATCGACTGCACCGCGGCCACCCACAAGGGCATGACAATCCAGTTCGGCGGCGGTCCGCTGCCGCAGGACTGGTACGGCACTCTGGACGCCGTGGCGGAGGGCAGGCTCGACCCGTCGCCGAGCATCGGCCGGATCATCGCACTCGAGGACGTGCCTGAGGCCATCGACCGGGTGCGCAAGGGGCAGGGTCCGCCTCGCGTCGTCGTCCATCCGACCGCGTCATGA
- a CDS encoding SDR family oxidoreductase yields MTDAFAQRYGRWAVIAGASEGIGASLADQLAERGLDLVLIARNEALLNDVATGIRERHGVEVRPVRLDLTVPDISERVAEATDGLEVGLVIYNAGAANRTVEFLDESFDDSLRQIQLACVGPVALARHFAPAMRERGRGGIVLVSSLACLAGASLLAVYSAVKAFNVNFAEGLWAELRPHGVDVCCTPLGMTWTEAYQRMGFPYDPDTVMLSEDVAREIIDNIGNGPTYAVGEKNRTMASMVWTVDRRNLVELMTAASLDSAAKQGTAG; encoded by the coding sequence ATGACCGATGCCTTCGCGCAGCGCTACGGGCGGTGGGCGGTCATCGCAGGCGCATCCGAGGGAATCGGAGCCAGCTTGGCCGACCAATTGGCCGAGCGCGGACTGGATCTCGTGCTCATCGCCCGCAATGAGGCGCTGTTGAACGACGTCGCGACCGGGATCCGCGAGCGCCATGGCGTCGAGGTTCGACCGGTGCGGTTGGATCTGACCGTCCCCGATATCTCCGAACGGGTGGCCGAGGCGACCGACGGGCTGGAGGTCGGGCTCGTCATCTACAACGCGGGCGCCGCGAACCGGACGGTCGAGTTCCTCGACGAGTCGTTCGACGACTCGCTACGTCAGATCCAGCTTGCGTGCGTCGGGCCGGTGGCCTTGGCGCGGCACTTCGCCCCGGCGATGCGCGAACGCGGTCGCGGCGGAATCGTGCTGGTGAGCTCGCTGGCCTGCCTGGCCGGAGCGTCGCTGCTCGCGGTGTACTCCGCGGTGAAGGCGTTCAACGTCAACTTCGCCGAGGGGCTGTGGGCGGAATTGCGTCCGCATGGTGTCGACGTGTGCTGCACGCCGCTCGGCATGACGTGGACCGAGGCATACCAACGGATGGGCTTTCCGTACGACCCTGACACCGTCATGCTCTCCGAGGACGTTGCTCGGGAGATCATCGACAACATCGGAAACGGCCCGACTTATGCTGTGGGAGAGAAGAATCGCACGATGGCATCAATGGTGTGGACTGTTGACCGGCGCAACCTTGTCGAGCTCATGACCGCCGCCTCATTGGACTCGGCTGCCAAACAAGGGACGGCGGGCTGA
- a CDS encoding nuclear transport factor 2 family protein, which yields MDADKAQITEVLVRYATGIDTRNWPLFRSCWTDQVDLDYGDVGTFTDPDAFTDLFARIHDPMGPTYHRLSNFVIDVNGDTATARTYVHAVLMVTADDNAPWVDAVGHYDDELVRGPDGWRIRRRTTHTPRLLTGAGGSS from the coding sequence GTGGATGCCGACAAGGCGCAAATCACCGAGGTGCTGGTCCGCTACGCCACGGGAATCGACACGAGGAACTGGCCGCTGTTCCGCAGCTGTTGGACCGACCAGGTCGACCTGGACTACGGCGACGTCGGCACGTTCACCGATCCCGACGCCTTCACCGATCTGTTCGCCCGGATTCACGACCCGATGGGACCGACGTATCACCGGCTGTCGAATTTCGTCATCGACGTGAACGGCGACACCGCGACCGCACGAACCTACGTGCACGCCGTGCTGATGGTGACGGCCGATGACAACGCCCCCTGGGTCGACGCCGTCGGCCACTACGACGACGAACTGGTACGGGGGCCCGACGGGTGGCGCATCCGTCGCAGAACCACACATACCCCGCGGTTACTGACCGGGGCCGGTGGGTCGTCATGA
- a CDS encoding Zn-ribbon domain-containing OB-fold protein yields the protein MPFPINVNHVSTPQKALAPEISTWPDENPQLIGSRCGACGATTFPVQQRCPRCSGGDMSAVNLPRRGTLVAWTTQGFPPGAPYKGPTGKDFVPFGVGLVQLEDVIRVEGRLTENDPEKLQFGMDVELTMIPFTTDDEGNELVTFAFQPV from the coding sequence ATGCCATTTCCGATTAATGTCAACCACGTGTCGACACCGCAGAAGGCGCTCGCGCCCGAGATCTCCACCTGGCCCGACGAGAACCCGCAGCTGATCGGTAGCCGGTGCGGTGCGTGCGGCGCCACCACCTTCCCCGTCCAGCAGCGCTGCCCCAGGTGCAGCGGCGGCGACATGTCCGCGGTGAACCTCCCCCGCCGCGGCACGCTGGTCGCGTGGACGACGCAGGGCTTTCCTCCCGGCGCGCCCTACAAGGGTCCGACGGGCAAGGATTTCGTGCCGTTCGGCGTCGGGCTCGTTCAGCTCGAGGACGTCATCCGCGTCGAGGGCCGGCTTACCGAGAACGACCCGGAGAAACTGCAGTTCGGTATGGATGTCGAGTTGACGATGATTCCGTTCACCACCGATGACGAGGGCAACGAACTCGTCACCTTCGCGTTCCAGCCGGTCTAG
- a CDS encoding thiolase family protein has product MTNDVAIIGVGLHPFGRFDKTAMEMGADAIQAALTDAGVEWRDIQFGFGGSYEVSNPDAVTRLVGLTGITFTNVFNACATAASAVQQTADTIRLGKYDIGIAIGLDKHPRGAFTDDPAKLALPQWYAENGQFVTTKFFGMKANHYLNKHGISQETLAKVAAKNFRNGEKNPNAFRRKPISEEEILNSAVLNYPLTQYMFCAPDEGAAAVIMCRGDIAHKFTKKPVYVKASEIRTRTFGAYEVHATFAPLDEDSSPTVYAAKAAYEAAGIGPEDVDVAQLQDTDAGAEVIHMAETGLCADGEQEKLLADGATEINGTMPVNTDGGLIANGEPIGASGLRQVHELVRQLRGEAGDRQVPGEPKVGLAQVYGAPGTASATILSV; this is encoded by the coding sequence ATGACTAACGACGTCGCCATCATCGGCGTGGGGCTGCATCCCTTCGGCCGGTTCGACAAGACCGCGATGGAGATGGGCGCCGACGCGATTCAGGCCGCGCTCACCGACGCAGGTGTCGAGTGGCGCGACATCCAGTTCGGCTTCGGTGGCAGCTACGAGGTGTCGAACCCCGACGCCGTCACCCGGCTGGTCGGCCTGACCGGCATCACGTTCACCAACGTCTTCAATGCCTGCGCAACCGCCGCATCGGCCGTTCAGCAGACCGCCGACACCATCCGGCTCGGCAAATACGACATCGGCATCGCCATCGGCCTGGACAAGCATCCCCGCGGTGCTTTCACCGACGACCCGGCCAAGTTGGCGCTGCCCCAGTGGTATGCCGAGAACGGCCAGTTCGTCACGACCAAGTTCTTCGGGATGAAGGCCAACCACTACCTCAACAAGCACGGCATCTCCCAAGAGACGCTGGCCAAGGTGGCCGCCAAGAACTTCCGCAACGGCGAGAAGAACCCGAATGCCTTCCGGCGCAAGCCGATTTCGGAGGAGGAGATCCTCAACTCGGCGGTGCTGAACTACCCACTCACCCAGTACATGTTCTGCGCACCCGACGAAGGCGCGGCGGCGGTGATCATGTGCCGAGGCGATATCGCGCACAAGTTCACCAAGAAGCCGGTCTATGTGAAGGCGAGCGAGATCCGGACCCGCACCTTCGGGGCATACGAGGTGCACGCGACATTCGCGCCGCTCGACGAGGATTCGTCGCCGACGGTCTACGCCGCGAAGGCGGCCTACGAGGCGGCGGGTATCGGTCCCGAGGACGTCGACGTCGCCCAACTGCAGGACACCGATGCAGGCGCGGAGGTCATCCACATGGCCGAGACGGGCCTGTGCGCCGACGGCGAGCAGGAGAAACTGCTGGCCGACGGCGCCACCGAGATCAACGGCACGATGCCGGTGAACACCGACGGCGGCCTGATCGCCAACGGCGAGCCCATCGGCGCCTCCGGGCTTCGACAGGTGCACGAACTGGTGCGCCAACTTCGCGGTGAGGCAGGCGACCGGCAGGTGCCCGGTGAGCCGAAGGTGGGCCTGGCTCAGGTCTACGGCGCACCCGGCACGGCGTCCGCGACGATTCTGTCGGTGTAA
- a CDS encoding nuclear transport factor 2 family protein, with protein sequence MPTVADTVNRYAELLGSGSADEITALYAPDASVEDPVGSGVRHGHAEIRELYSRVEKQTRTVELLSVHINGAEAAFLARLTVIGDDARTTIDGIDVMTFDAQARITSMRAFWAAPDR encoded by the coding sequence GTGCCGACAGTCGCCGACACCGTCAACCGCTACGCAGAGCTGCTCGGTTCGGGCAGCGCCGATGAGATCACCGCGCTGTATGCACCGGATGCCTCGGTGGAGGATCCGGTGGGAAGCGGTGTACGGCACGGCCACGCCGAGATCCGTGAGCTCTACAGTCGCGTCGAAAAGCAAACCCGGACAGTCGAACTCCTGTCGGTGCACATCAACGGCGCCGAGGCGGCGTTCCTGGCGCGGCTGACGGTGATCGGCGACGATGCCCGAACCACGATCGACGGGATCGATGTCATGACGTTCGACGCCCAGGCCCGCATCACGTCCATGCGGGCGTTCTGGGCCGCGCCCGACCGCTAG
- a CDS encoding cytochrome C oxidase subunit IV family protein, whose amino-acid sequence MSTASNKRLLIVWAILTSMTSAYVWLDHSADRHGTLQASTVVTVSAIVIALIKVRIIFREFMEVRHAPALLCRLTDGWVVLVGVCLLTTYFVGSAIA is encoded by the coding sequence ATGAGCACCGCATCGAACAAGAGACTGTTGATCGTCTGGGCGATTCTGACGTCGATGACTTCTGCGTACGTCTGGCTGGATCACTCGGCCGATCGGCACGGAACACTGCAAGCAAGCACTGTCGTCACGGTGAGCGCCATCGTCATCGCGCTGATCAAAGTGCGCATCATCTTCAGAGAGTTCATGGAGGTGCGCCATGCTCCCGCTCTGCTGTGCCGACTCACCGACGGCTGGGTGGTCCTCGTCGGCGTGTGTCTGCTCACCACGTACTTCGTCGGCTCGGCGATCGCCTGA
- a CDS encoding cytochrome c oxidase subunit 3, with protein MTNLAGAPQPEHLDDKAAEFVPGQPDMWMFVLFETLLFTGYFSVYLLSRTQNRELYLQAQGDLDLHIGVFNTVALLLSSWAVARCVQAARTGAYRSAMTNALLTLSFGLVFLASKILEWIKEIRMGNTFTSNEFFQHYFFLTSIHCIHVLIGFVVLGVLVYQLSSPLRRSQQLVETCATYWHTVDFLWVLIFALLYVVR; from the coding sequence ATGACGAATCTCGCCGGCGCACCCCAACCGGAGCACCTCGACGACAAGGCCGCCGAGTTCGTTCCGGGTCAACCCGACATGTGGATGTTCGTTCTCTTCGAGACTCTACTGTTCACCGGGTACTTCTCGGTCTATCTACTCTCTCGAACCCAAAATCGGGAGCTGTACCTACAGGCACAGGGCGATCTTGATCTGCACATCGGTGTCTTCAACACCGTCGCGCTGCTGCTCAGCTCGTGGGCCGTCGCGCGCTGCGTTCAAGCCGCGCGGACAGGCGCCTACCGGTCGGCGATGACCAACGCCCTTCTCACTCTGTCCTTCGGACTCGTGTTCCTGGCCTCGAAGATCCTGGAGTGGATCAAGGAGATCCGGATGGGAAACACGTTCACCAGCAACGAGTTCTTCCAGCACTACTTCTTCTTGACCTCGATCCACTGCATACATGTCCTGATCGGGTTCGTCGTGCTCGGCGTTCTCGTGTATCAACTGTCCAGTCCGCTTCGGCGATCCCAGCAGCTTGTCGAAACGTGCGCCACCTATTGGCACACAGTCGATTTCCTGTGGGTGCTGATCTTCGCGTTGCTCTACGTTGTGAGGTGA
- a CDS encoding TetR/AcrR family transcriptional regulator encodes MTSTRQGPRFSAITRTAAQTRVLDAALKLIAENGVSGTSLQMIADEMGVTKAAVYRQFKTKEEIVIAITEREMGRLEDALEAAEAHGHSLRAREVLLDRMIEQAIDRRGAFSIPLFDPVIIRLQAEYEPFQRFIERLYAALLGTEGGVEARLHAAMLSSAISVAVMHPLLADVDGDTLRAYLKEMTRRMIGLTT; translated from the coding sequence GTGACGTCGACGCGGCAGGGCCCTCGGTTCAGCGCGATCACGCGCACCGCCGCCCAGACCCGCGTGCTGGACGCGGCGCTGAAACTCATCGCCGAGAACGGCGTCAGCGGTACATCGCTGCAAATGATCGCCGACGAAATGGGTGTGACGAAGGCGGCGGTGTATCGCCAGTTCAAGACCAAGGAAGAAATCGTCATCGCCATCACCGAACGCGAGATGGGGCGACTGGAGGATGCGCTGGAAGCCGCAGAGGCCCATGGTCATTCGCTGCGGGCGCGGGAGGTTCTCCTCGACCGGATGATCGAACAGGCCATCGACCGTCGTGGCGCATTCAGCATCCCGCTGTTCGACCCCGTGATCATTCGCCTTCAAGCGGAGTACGAACCGTTTCAGCGGTTCATCGAGCGTCTCTATGCGGCGCTGCTCGGCACGGAAGGCGGCGTCGAGGCGCGCTTGCACGCCGCGATGCTGTCGAGCGCGATCAGCGTCGCCGTCATGCATCCGTTGTTGGCCGACGTCGACGGTGACACCCTGCGCGCGTACTTGAAGGAGATGACACGCCGAATGATTGGCCTCACAACCTGA
- a CDS encoding universal stress protein: MSAYQTLVVGTDGSHTSLRAVEHAAAFAAALNAKLIIAMAHLPNVDKGGWGRPARPDRVIDGRAEVVLRDEGDFKMHGMAPIFGILREARDRASAAGAKDVETRPIPVGRLGGPAQALSRLAEEVKADLLVVGNVGLGTRTDKWLGSVPGDVLRKAKTHVLIVHTTD, encoded by the coding sequence ATGAGCGCCTATCAGACACTGGTGGTCGGCACCGATGGCTCGCACACGTCGCTGCGTGCGGTGGAGCACGCGGCCGCGTTCGCCGCGGCACTTAACGCGAAGTTGATCATCGCGATGGCGCACTTGCCTAACGTGGATAAGGGAGGCTGGGGAAGACCAGCCCGGCCGGATCGTGTGATTGATGGCCGCGCCGAGGTCGTCCTCCGGGACGAGGGGGACTTCAAGATGCACGGGATGGCCCCCATATTTGGGATCCTTAGGGAAGCCCGCGACCGGGCCAGCGCGGCTGGCGCGAAGGATGTCGAGACGCGACCGATTCCGGTGGGTCGTCTGGGTGGTCCGGCACAGGCGCTGTCCCGGCTCGCCGAGGAGGTCAAGGCCGATCTGTTGGTCGTTGGCAACGTGGGACTGGGCACGCGCACCGACAAGTGGCTTGGCTCGGTACCCGGCGACGTCTTGCGCAAGGCCAAGACCCACGTGCTGATCGTCCACACCACCGACTGA
- a CDS encoding DUF732 domain-containing protein — MMFARHHIGKLFGAVIAVAALSLVTPGSAAADATDDAFLKQLFADGINFSQPEQSVKRARTVCEAFTSGKSPATIHQLTLNDSAFTPRQAAVFMADAVQAYCPRYSDQFMS, encoded by the coding sequence ATGATGTTCGCCCGCCACCACATCGGCAAGCTTTTCGGTGCGGTGATAGCGGTGGCCGCATTGAGTCTGGTCACCCCCGGCAGCGCCGCCGCCGACGCCACCGACGACGCGTTTCTGAAGCAGCTCTTCGCCGACGGGATCAATTTTTCACAACCGGAACAGAGTGTGAAGAGGGCCCGGACGGTCTGCGAGGCGTTTACCTCCGGCAAATCGCCAGCAACCATTCACCAGCTGACACTGAACGACTCGGCCTTTACTCCGCGTCAGGCCGCGGTTTTCATGGCCGACGCCGTCCAGGCCTACTGTCCTAGGTACTCCGACCAGTTCATGAGCTAA
- a CDS encoding TetR/AcrR family transcriptional regulator: MASDRRIGAPEAKNRGVLLDAAEELLLQEGYAAVTSRRVADAAGLKPQLVHYYFRTMEDLFLEVFRRRAEDGLGVLATALASPQPLWALWRFSTQPEATRLTMEFMGLANHRKALRAEIVYYAERFRKEQNKAIAAALRRYNVDVGEVPPVVWTVFATSVSQALVMERALGMSTGHAETFKYCEQWLRRLEGDPVSAGDATPVSDHQARMEQSAPFGP; encoded by the coding sequence ATGGCGTCGGACCGAAGAATTGGGGCACCGGAGGCGAAGAATCGCGGCGTACTGCTGGATGCTGCCGAGGAACTGCTCCTGCAGGAGGGTTACGCCGCCGTCACGTCTCGGCGTGTCGCGGATGCCGCCGGGCTCAAGCCGCAACTTGTGCATTACTACTTCAGGACCATGGAAGACCTCTTCCTCGAGGTGTTCCGCCGCAGAGCGGAGGATGGCCTCGGGGTGCTGGCGACAGCGCTGGCGTCGCCTCAGCCGCTGTGGGCCCTGTGGAGGTTCAGCACGCAGCCTGAGGCCACCCGGCTGACGATGGAGTTCATGGGGCTGGCTAATCACCGCAAGGCGCTTAGGGCCGAAATCGTCTATTACGCCGAACGGTTCCGGAAGGAGCAGAACAAGGCGATCGCCGCTGCACTACGGCGCTACAACGTGGACGTGGGTGAGGTGCCGCCTGTGGTGTGGACGGTGTTCGCGACGAGCGTGTCGCAGGCGCTCGTGATGGAGCGGGCTCTCGGCATGTCCACCGGTCACGCCGAGACGTTCAAGTATTGCGAGCAATGGCTGCGTCGATTGGAAGGTGATCCTGTGTCCGCAGGCGACGCGACGCCGGTGAGTGATCACCAGGCTCGAATGGAGCAGAGCGCACCCTTCGGTCCCTGA
- a CDS encoding cytochrome P450, whose translation MTTDYDSLDYFTDPSLVPDPHPYFDHLRTKDASCCPITNGVLAVTGWEAANAVYKDAESYSSCVAVAGPFTPIPFVPEGDDICAQLVEHRAEIPMYEHMVTMDAPYHTDARSLLSRLLTPKRLKENEDFMWRLADRHIDEFIADGKCEFLAAYARPFSLLVVADLLGVPEEDHEEFREAFGAQRPGSNIGGLDHEPIAANPLEWADEKFSHYIEDRRTNPRDDVLTGLATALYPDGSTPEVIDVVRTATFLFGAGQETTAKLLSAALRVLGDRPEIQQQLRDDRSLIPVFIEECLRMDSPVKSVFRMARKTTTLGETSVPAGTTVMVSPGAANRDPGRFDEPHKFRLDRKNVREHIAFSRGIHSCPGAPLARVEGRVSIERILDRLSDITIDDEKHGPADSRAYTYEPTFILRGLTDLNIKFTPVG comes from the coding sequence ATGACTACCGATTACGACTCCCTCGACTACTTCACCGATCCGTCGCTCGTGCCGGACCCGCATCCCTACTTCGACCATCTACGGACCAAGGACGCATCCTGCTGCCCGATCACCAATGGGGTGCTCGCGGTCACCGGCTGGGAGGCGGCCAACGCGGTCTACAAGGACGCCGAGAGCTACTCGTCCTGCGTTGCGGTGGCCGGCCCGTTCACCCCGATCCCGTTCGTGCCCGAGGGCGACGACATCTGCGCACAGCTCGTGGAGCACCGCGCCGAGATCCCGATGTACGAGCACATGGTCACGATGGACGCGCCGTACCACACGGATGCCCGGTCGCTGCTTAGTCGGCTGTTGACACCGAAACGGCTGAAGGAAAACGAGGACTTCATGTGGCGGCTGGCCGACCGCCACATCGACGAGTTCATCGCCGACGGCAAGTGTGAGTTCCTGGCCGCCTACGCCAGGCCGTTCTCACTGCTGGTGGTGGCCGATCTGCTCGGCGTCCCCGAAGAGGACCACGAGGAGTTTCGCGAAGCATTCGGCGCCCAGCGCCCCGGCAGCAACATCGGAGGCCTCGACCACGAGCCGATCGCCGCCAACCCCTTGGAGTGGGCCGACGAGAAGTTCAGTCACTACATCGAGGATCGCAGGACGAACCCGCGTGACGACGTGCTGACCGGGCTGGCCACTGCGCTCTACCCCGACGGCTCGACGCCCGAAGTCATCGACGTCGTGCGCACCGCCACGTTCCTGTTCGGGGCCGGCCAGGAGACCACCGCCAAGCTTCTCAGTGCGGCGCTGCGGGTGCTCGGTGACCGACCCGAGATCCAGCAGCAGCTGCGCGACGACCGCAGCCTCATTCCGGTGTTCATCGAGGAGTGCTTGCGGATGGACAGCCCTGTGAAGAGCGTGTTCCGGATGGCTCGCAAGACCACGACGCTGGGCGAAACCTCGGTCCCCGCCGGTACCACAGTGATGGTCAGTCCCGGCGCGGCAAACCGCGACCCCGGGCGGTTCGACGAACCCCACAAGTTCCGTCTCGACCGGAAGAATGTCCGCGAGCACATCGCGTTCAGCCGCGGCATCCACTCCTGCCCGGGCGCACCGTTAGCGCGCGTCGAGGGCCGGGTCAGCATTGAGCGGATTCTCGACCGGCTGAGCGACATCACGATCGACGACGAGAAGCACGGTCCCGCCGACTCCCGCGCATACACCTACGAGCCGACATTCATTCTGCGCGGACTGACCGACCTCAACATCAAATTCACCCCAGTTGGGTAG